One window from the genome of Anomalospiza imberbis isolate Cuckoo-Finch-1a 21T00152 chromosome 13, ASM3175350v1, whole genome shotgun sequence encodes:
- the SORD gene encoding sorbitol dehydrogenase codes for MAAPGQNVAVVVHRAGELRLENRPIPEPGPNEVLLRMHSVGICGSDVHYWQHGRIGDFVVKDPMVLGHEASGTVIKVGSGVTHLKPGDRVAIEPGVPREMDEFCKTGRYNLSPTIFFCATPPDDGNLCRYYKHSASYCYKLPDNVTFEEGALIEPLSVGIHACKRAGVTLGSKVFVSGSGPIGLVNVIVAKMMGAAVVVVTDLSASRLQKAKEVGADFTIQVKNETPQEVASKVESVLGCMPEITVECTGVQACIQAGIYATRSGGTLVLVGLGPEMVTVPIVNAAVREVDIRGIFRYCNTWPVAIALLASKRINVKPLVTHRFPLEKALEAFETTKRGEGVKVMLKCDPTDQSP; via the exons ATGGCGGCGCCGGGGCAGAACGTGGCCGTGGTGGTTCACCGAGCCGGGGAGCTGCGCCTG GAAAACCGTCCAATCCCAGAACCAGGTCCTAATG AGGTCCTCCTGCGCATGCATTCCGTTGGGATCTGTGGCTCTGACGTTCACTACTGGCAGCACGGTCGAATCGGGGATTTTGTTGTCAAGGATCCCATGGTGTTGGGACATGAAGCTTCCGGGACTGTCATAAAAGTGGGCTCTGGGGTGACTCATCTGAAACCAG GTGACCGTGTGGCCATCGAGCCGGGTGTCCCAAGGGAGATGGATGAGTTCTGCAAAACTGGGCGCTACAACCTGTCCCCGACCATCTTCTTCTGCGCGACACCCCCCGACGACGGGAACCTGTGCCGCTACTACAAGCACAGTGCAAGCTACTGCTACAA GCTTCCAGATAATGTCACCTTTGAGGAAGGAGCCCTTATCGAGCCCCTCTCGGTGGGAATCCATGCCTGCAAACGAGCGGGAGTCACTCTGGGAAGCAAAGTCTTCGTGTCTGGCTCTG GACCAATCGGCCTCGTTAATGTGATTGTTGCTAAGATGATGGGTGCAGCAGTCGTGGTAGTTACAG ACTTATCTGCCTCTCGCCTGCAAAAAGCCaaggaggtgggggcagatttcACCATTCAGGTGAAGAACGAGACCCCGCAGGAGGTGGCCTCCAAAGTGGAAAGTGTGCTTGGCTGCATGCCTGAGATAACTGTGGAGTGCACAGGAGTGCAAGCCTGTATCCAGGCTGGAATTTAT GCCACTCGTTCTGGTGGGACCTTGGttctggtggggctggggcctgAGATGGTGACGGTGCCCATCGTGAATGCTGCCGTGCGGGAAGTGGATATCCGTGGGATATTCCGCTACTGCAACAC GTGGCCTGTGGCTATCGCTCTTCTCGCATCCAAGCGGATCAACGTCAAGCCCTTGGTTACGCACCGTTttcccctggagaaggctctggagGCTTTTGAGACCACCAAGAGGGGTGAGGGGGTCAAAGTCATGCTGAAGTGTGACCCCACTGATCAGAGCCCCTAA